Proteins found in one Maridesulfovibrio sp. genomic segment:
- a CDS encoding pyridoxal phosphate-dependent aminotransferase, translated as MKLLSNQVEGYIHRSSWIRKMFETGMELKKKYGEDAVCDFSLGNPDVPAPAAVGKGLRELADTADEPFAFGYMPNFGYPAVREKLAETVSAEQGVKVAGTDLVITCGAAGGINALYRAILEPGEEVLCPAPYFVEYGFYAQNSDGELVTVPSKPLTFELDLEAIEAAITEKTRVVLINSPNNPTGAVYTKKELEGLAAILNKANEKRERPIFLVADEPYRFLAFDDVDVPSVLPLYPYSIVISSFSKNLSLAGERIGYVLLNPDMPGKEQLLTGLVLTNRILGFVNAPAVGQKLLEKALGSQVDKNIYLERRNVMDSVLKEAGYSYTMPKGAFYFFPEAPGGDDVKFCAALQEEKILAVPGTGFGCPGYFRLAFCVGTEVIERSREGFKKAIEAFK; from the coding sequence ATCCATCGCTCATCCTGGATCCGCAAGATGTTTGAAACAGGCATGGAGCTGAAGAAAAAGTACGGTGAAGATGCAGTCTGTGACTTTTCACTGGGCAACCCGGATGTACCTGCCCCCGCAGCAGTAGGCAAAGGTCTCAGAGAACTTGCCGACACAGCGGATGAACCATTCGCGTTCGGCTATATGCCCAACTTCGGCTACCCCGCTGTACGCGAAAAACTGGCCGAAACCGTCTCCGCCGAACAAGGTGTAAAAGTAGCAGGTACCGACCTTGTAATCACCTGCGGAGCTGCCGGCGGCATCAACGCTCTCTACCGGGCTATCCTTGAACCCGGCGAAGAGGTCCTCTGCCCGGCGCCCTACTTCGTGGAATACGGTTTTTATGCCCAGAACTCCGACGGAGAACTGGTCACTGTGCCTTCCAAACCGCTGACCTTTGAGCTGGACCTTGAAGCCATTGAGGCCGCCATTACTGAAAAGACCCGTGTGGTTCTCATAAACTCGCCGAACAACCCCACCGGTGCCGTCTATACCAAAAAGGAACTTGAAGGCCTTGCCGCGATTCTCAATAAAGCCAATGAAAAACGCGAACGCCCCATCTTCCTCGTTGCTGATGAGCCTTACAGATTTCTGGCATTTGACGATGTCGATGTGCCTTCCGTTTTACCTCTTTATCCTTACAGTATCGTGATCAGTTCTTTTTCCAAGAACCTTTCCCTCGCCGGGGAACGCATCGGTTACGTTCTGCTCAACCCTGATATGCCGGGGAAAGAACAGCTCCTGACCGGGCTGGTGCTCACTAACCGTATCCTCGGTTTTGTCAATGCTCCCGCAGTCGGCCAGAAACTTCTTGAAAAGGCCCTCGGCTCACAGGTGGATAAAAACATTTACCTTGAACGCCGCAATGTTATGGATTCTGTGCTCAAAGAAGCAGGCTACTCCTACACCATGCCCAAGGGGGCTTTCTACTTCTTCCCCGAAGCTCCCGGCGGTGATGACGTAAAATTCTGCGCCGCACTGCAGGAAGAAAAAATCCTCGCAGTTCCCGGTACAGGTTTCGGTTGTCCCGGTTACTTCCGCCTCGCCTTCTGCGTTGGCACTGAAGTAATCGAACGCTCCCGTGAGGGCTTTAAGAAAGCCATAGAAGCATTTAAATAA